Part of the Luteitalea sp. genome, CTGGATGTCGCCGTCATCGACGATCCCGCCTCTGCCGTCGCCGCGCTGGACCCCATTAAGGCCCGGCTGCTGGCCGAACTCTCGGAGCCGGCGTCCGCTGCCGCACTCGCGGCACGCGTGGGGCTCGCGCGGCAGAAGGTCAACTACCACCTGCGCGCGCTGGAGGATCTGAAGCTGGTCGAGCCGGCGGGGGAGCGTCACTGGGGCGGGCTCACCGAGCGCCTGATGATTGCGACGGCGGCGTCGTACGTCGTGTCACCCGCGGCACTCGGCCCCATCGGAGCGGATCCGGCACGCAACAACGACCGACTGTCCGCCTCCTACCTCATCGCGTTGGCCGCGCGGATCGTGCGCGAAGTCGGCGAACTGTGGCGCCGCGCGCACACGAGCGACAAGCGTCTGGCGACGCTCTCGATCGACACGGTCATCCGCTTCAAATCGCCCGCGGACCGCGCGGCCTTCACCAGCGACCTTACGAACGCGATCGCGGCCTTGGCCGCACGCTATCACGACGAACGGGCGCCGCGCGGACGTCCGCATCGACTCGTCGTCGCGTCATACCCTGCGCCGGCTAAAAGCAGGCCCTGAGAGGACATCACTATGCCAATCAAGAAGGACGGCACCGGCAAACGCTGGGTCGAGATGGAGTTCATCACCCCGGGCACGCCCGAACAGGTCTGGCAGGCCATGGCGACAGGACCGGGCAACGCGGCCTGGTTCACCAAGGCCACCGTCGACGAACGCGTCGGCGGCGAGATCCAGTTCGACTTCGGTCCCAATGGAACGCAGGTGGGAGAGGTGACCGCGTGGGAGCCGCCGCACCGGTTCGGCTATATTGAACGCGACTGGAGCGAAGGGGCGCCTCCGGTGGCGACAGAGATCACGATCACCGCCCGCTCCGGCGATCGGTGTGTCGTGCGCATGGTCCACTCCCTGTTCTCGTCATCCGACGACTGGGACGACCAGATCGAAGGCTTCGAGAAGGGGTGGCCGGCCTTCTTCGAGGTCTTGCGCCTCTACCTGGCGCACTTCGCGGGACGACGGGCGGCGTCGTTCATGGCCATGGTCAGTGTCGAAGACGATCATCTCGCGGTCTGGAAGCGCCTCACGCAGCAGCTCCACCTCGCCGGTGCGGATGCGGGCGAGCCGCGAGCGACACCACTGCAACCCGAAGGGTTGTCCGGTGTGATCGAACGCATCCACCAGGATCCGCAGCAGCGCTACATCATGATGCGTCTGGACGCTCCGGCCCCTGGCATCGCGCTGGTCGGCACGTATGGCGCCGGTCCGCACGTCAACGCCAGCATGACCATCTTCTTCTACGGCGACGACGCCGACGCCCGTGCGACGGCCAGCGAGCAGAAGTGGCGGGACTGGCTTGGTGAACGATTCGTGCCCCGAGGCCAGTGAATCGGCTCATTGCGGCCGTTTTGAGCGCCTCATCCCTTTCTCCCGCGACCGCCGCGCGCGGCCCCATAACGCGCCAGGAACCTCTGGACCCCTTCGCGCGCACAAGCGATGACGTGCAAAATAGATTTGGGGCACTCTTGACCGTGTCTACTATATTGTAGTAGATCTATCGGCTGGATAGTAGAAGCACCGATGACCCAGCCGACACTCACCAGGAGATCTTGGGTTCCTTCGGGGGGCGCGCCCAGCCGATGATGGCGCAACTCGCGGAGGCGGGGAAGCTGACCCTGGACGACGTTCGCGAGTTGGAGAAGACGATCAAGAGACGTGATCAGCCACACAAGGCGGAGAGAACGCGGAAATGATCGGCGAAGGGCTCAATCATCTGTGGCAATCGACGCTCTTCGCGGTCGTGGCGGGGCTCCTGACCCTCACAGTCCGCCACGCTCCAGCCCACATACGCTATTGGCTCTGGGTCAGCGCCTCAGTCAAGTTCTTCGTTCCGTTAACGCTGCTCATCGAGCTCAGCAGCCGCTTGCGGTGGGCGCAAGCCGCGCTATGGGTCGCGCAGGAGGAAATCGCGCTCACACTCGTGCAGATCAGCCAGCCGTTTCCCGACACGTGGCCGCCTGCGTCGTCAGCGCTTTCGACGCCAGACGTTCTCAATTGGTTGGGCCTCATCATCCTCGGTGCGTGGGCTTGCGGGTTTGGATCGACTGCGTTGATACGGCTGCTGACGTGGCGACGCATCAGGGCTGCCGTGAGGGCAAGCATCCCGCTGCAGATTCGCGGTGCGGAGGTTCCGGCGGGCGTTCGGGTTCGCTCCGCTCCGGGCCTGCTGGAACCCGGCGTGGTCGGCTGGTTGCGCCCCATCCTCCTGGTCCCTGCAGGCATCGAGAAACATCTCACGCCACAACAATTGGAGGCGGTGGTCGCGCACGAGGTGTGTCACGTCCGACGCCGTGACAATCTCACCGCAGGGATCCACATGATCACCGAGGCCGTCTTCTGGTTTCACCCATTGGTATGGTGGATAGGAGCCCGATTGGTGGACGAGCGTGAGCGGGCGTGTGACGAAGAGGTTCTTCGGTCAGGCTGCAGCCCTGGCGTGTACGCGGAAGGCATTCTCAAAACCTGTCAGTTCTATGTCGAGTCGCGCCTCGCCTGTGTCGCGGGCGTCACCAGCTCCAATCTCAAGAAGAGAATCGAGGCGATCATGAGGAACCGTGCCGGAGAGACCGTCAACGTCTGGAAGAAGCTCGTCCTCGGCTTGGCGATTGTTCTCGCGGTCGCCGTTCCCGTCGCGGTGGGTGTGGTCAACGCACGCCAGCTCCCTGCCCAATCCGCGCCGATTCGCCCCAGCAGTCCAGCGCTCAGGGTCGCACCCGCCGGTTTGCAGATCGACGCCGCGAACTTCTGCTGCCCCGCCTACCTGACCCAGATGACCGAACGCATCCGCGGCAACTGGGTCGGACAGTCGGACGTGAACGGAAGCAACGTGGTGAAGTTCACGATTGAGCGCGACGGACGCATTGTCGATGTCGTGCTCGAAAAGCCGAGCGGTCTTCAGAATCTTGACGAGAGGTCCCGGCAGGCGCTGCTGATGACGAACACCGTGAATCCACTGCCGGCCGAATTTCCGAATCCCACGCTGACGGTTCACCTTGCCTTTCACTATCAACCCTGACTCGATCGTTGAATCCGAATTGATATCGGCATCCCACATCCTGCCCTTGACAGAGCCGGTCACCGGAGAGGCCGCCGGAACCGTCGCCGGGCGTGGGTGCAGCGCAGGTAGACACGATAGGCCTCAGATCGATTGGCGACGACATCAAGCACGTGTCGTGCAGCTGCTCGGCCCCGTGCTCGACGAGCTGGTCTTCGTCGGCAGGTGCACAACCGGTCTCTTCCTCACTGATCGAGGTGCCGGTGACCACTCTTGTGCATCCAGACGTCCCACGTGACCCGCCCGGCTTCCTCATCACTGAGCGGGTGGCCCGCCACCTTGAGTGCCAGCTTGATCTGCCCGTGATGGTAGCCTTCGTGCCACAGCATGTGCTGGAGCAGGAGGATCGGGTGGTCGTAGTGAAGGTCCATGTCCCGACCTGCCAGCACCCTCCCCCTCACCGCGTCCCGCACCGCCACGGCGCTGTCGTTCAGCAACTGCGCGATGCGATCGCGGTCACTCTCGACCACCCACTCTTCCTCTGGCACGTTCCTGGCGAACTCGGGAGCATCCTCGAAGACAAACACGAGCCGCACATAGTGGATGTGCGTGAATAGCTCGGCGACGGATGGACTGCTCTCGATCGCCTTGGCTTCCAGCCCGCCCTCTGGTAGGGCGCGCAGCAGGTTGAGCAGGATGGCGTTGTTCCGGTCCCAGGAATCCAGCAGGGCCTCGAGCAGATGTTGGTCTGGTACATCCGACATTTTCACCCCCTATTGCGGTGCAGCATAGTGTCCGGCCCTCGAGCGCGAAGAGCGCGGCTACTGCATGGAAGCCATGTGCTTTCAGCAAACGCTGCCTGATCCCCGGTGAGGAGCTCCTGACGGTCCATTCGTGAGATCCTTTCGTCAGCGGCTGTCAGAAACTGCCTACCGGTCGACCCAACAATCTGGACGC contains:
- a CDS encoding SRPBCC domain-containing protein, producing the protein MPIKKDGTGKRWVEMEFITPGTPEQVWQAMATGPGNAAWFTKATVDERVGGEIQFDFGPNGTQVGEVTAWEPPHRFGYIERDWSEGAPPVATEITITARSGDRCVVRMVHSLFSSSDDWDDQIEGFEKGWPAFFEVLRLYLAHFAGRRAASFMAMVSVEDDHLAVWKRLTQQLHLAGADAGEPRATPLQPEGLSGVIERIHQDPQQRYIMMRLDAPAPGIALVGTYGAGPHVNASMTIFFYGDDADARATASEQKWRDWLGERFVPRGQ
- a CDS encoding helix-turn-helix domain-containing protein yields the protein MLDVAVIDDPASAVAALDPIKARLLAELSEPASAAALAARVGLARQKVNYHLRALEDLKLVEPAGERHWGGLTERLMIATAASYVVSPAALGPIGADPARNNDRLSASYLIALAARIVREVGELWRRAHTSDKRLATLSIDTVIRFKSPADRAAFTSDLTNAIAALAARYHDERAPRGRPHRLVVASYPAPAKSRP
- a CDS encoding damage-inducible protein DinB → MSDVPDQHLLEALLDSWDRNNAILLNLLRALPEGGLEAKAIESSPSVAELFTHIHYVRLVFVFEDAPEFARNVPEEEWVVESDRDRIAQLLNDSAVAVRDAVRGRVLAGRDMDLHYDHPILLLQHMLWHEGYHHGQIKLALKVAGHPLSDEEAGRVTWDVWMHKSGHRHLDQ